The following are encoded in a window of Periplaneta americana isolate PAMFEO1 chromosome 13, P.americana_PAMFEO1_priV1, whole genome shotgun sequence genomic DNA:
- the LOC138711850 gene encoding uncharacterized protein: protein MNKQIVTLIVFATCFSFSVNNVAEGTIWGIIKESAYVIGRINTANQQMIEVVTSAVKDIGGNVTMAIGTAALGRVEDTIKFLKGSLQAIHNFQTAGFNTLNNILDGMSSVIINLIDQVSGHTVTLPSTSAVTAKAN from the exons atgaataagcAAATCGTGACACTAATTGTTTTTGCTACTTGCTTTTCCTTCTCTG TTAACAACGTTGCAGAAGGCACCATATGGGGTATTATTAAAGAATCAGCTTATGTGATTGGTAGAATTAACACTGCAAATCAGCAAATGATTGAAGTGGTTACATCAGCT GTGAAGGATATTGGTGGCAACGTGACGATGGCTATAGGAACCGCAGCCCTGGGACGAGTAGAAGACACAATCAAATTCCTAAAAGGCTCCCTGCAAGCAATCCACAACTTTCAGACTGCAGGCTTCAATACACTCAACAACATACTGGATGGAATGTCAAGCGTTATAATCAATTTGATAGATCAAGTATCAGGACACACTGTTACTCTTCCAAGCACTTCCGCTGTGACAGCAAAGGCAAACTAG